In the genome of Lentisphaerota bacterium, one region contains:
- the queF gene encoding NADPH-dependent 7-cyano-7-deazaguanine reductase QueF — MADLRTKKELKGITKLGSGKTVYPGRYDAGLLETFANKHPDRDYWVTFTCPEFTTLCPMTGQPDFGTITIQYVPGQRLVESKSLKLYLFGFRNHGGFHEDCVNIILNDLLIAMAPPYIEVAGRFRPRGGITIDPYCNYGRPGTKYADLADARFRTHNLHHDRGCSP, encoded by the coding sequence ATGGCGGACCTGCGAACGAAAAAAGAGCTGAAGGGGATCACGAAGCTGGGCAGCGGTAAGACGGTCTATCCCGGTCGGTATGATGCGGGGTTGCTGGAGACGTTTGCCAACAAGCATCCGGATCGCGACTATTGGGTGACCTTTACCTGCCCCGAGTTCACGACGCTCTGCCCCATGACCGGTCAGCCCGATTTCGGGACGATCACCATTCAATATGTGCCGGGCCAGCGGCTGGTCGAGAGCAAGTCGCTCAAACTCTACCTCTTTGGCTTTCGCAACCACGGCGGATTTCACGAGGACTGCGTGAACATCATCCTGAACGACCTCCTAATCGCGATGGCCCCCCCGTACATCGAGGTGGCGGGTCGCTTCCGGCCGCGCGGGGGCATCACCATAGATCCGTACTGCAATTACGGCCGGCCGGGAACGAAATACGCCGATCTGGCCGACGCCCGCTTCCGCACCCACAACCTCCACCACGACCGGGGCTGTTCGCCATGA
- a CDS encoding polyprenol monophosphomannose synthase: MEKTLVIIPTYDEKDNVGPISRAVFGALPDAHVLFVDDNSPDGTGALIDALVAADARVHVLHRPGKQGLGRAYIAGFKWALESGFERIVEMDADFSHDPAVLPKLIAATDAADLAIGSRYIGGIRVMNWPLSRLLLSTFAGYYVRLVTGLPVCDPTGGFKCFRRCVLEALDLDRVTSNGYSFQIEMNHGAWMGGFRVKEIPIVFEDRRAGYSKMNTGIAGEAFLMVLKLAWRSGFRRWPKRQVA; this comes from the coding sequence ATGGAAAAGACGCTGGTCATCATCCCCACGTATGACGAGAAGGATAATGTCGGGCCGATCTCGCGGGCGGTCTTCGGCGCCCTTCCCGACGCCCACGTGCTGTTCGTGGACGATAATTCGCCGGATGGCACGGGCGCTCTGATTGATGCGCTTGTTGCTGCCGACGCGCGCGTGCATGTGCTGCACCGGCCGGGCAAGCAGGGTCTCGGGCGCGCCTACATCGCCGGTTTCAAGTGGGCGCTGGAAAGCGGGTTTGAGCGGATTGTGGAGATGGATGCCGATTTTTCACACGATCCGGCCGTTCTGCCGAAATTGATTGCCGCCACGGACGCGGCTGATCTGGCGATCGGCTCGCGTTATATCGGCGGCATCCGCGTGATGAACTGGCCGCTGAGCCGACTGCTCCTCAGCACCTTCGCGGGCTATTACGTGCGGCTGGTCACAGGGCTGCCCGTCTGCGATCCGACGGGCGGCTTCAAATGCTTCCGCCGGTGCGTGCTGGAGGCGCTCGACCTTGACCGCGTCACCTCCAACGGCTACTCGTTCCAGATCGAAATGAACCATGGCGCGTGGATGGGCGGGTTCCGGGTCAAGGAGATCCCGATCGTGTTTGAAGATCGACGGGCGGGCTATTCCAAGATGAATACCGGCATTGCTGGCGAGGCGTTCCTGATGGTGTTGAAGCTGGCGTGGCGGAGCGGCTTCCGCCGCTGGCCGAAAAGACAGGTCGCGTGA
- the metF gene encoding methylenetetrahydrofolate reductase [NAD(P)H], with translation MHIKNILESRKPVFSFEFFPPKNASASEQLFHTIADLVPLQPSYVSITYGAGGSTRELTHDMVVRIQKETRLTVVSHLTCVGASRDEIAAILDRYAANGIENILALHGDPPQGQPDWKPSANGFAHAADLVRFIRARHPSMGIGVAGFPEGHPASANRLVEIDFLKEKMDAGADYICTQLFFDNRDFYDFRERCEIAGITQPILAGIMPIQTLAGMKRMAELSPRSHIPAKLLRAVLRSSHDDAVARFGVHWATEQVRDLIDHDVAGIHFYTLNKSAATRDIYRTLDLK, from the coding sequence ATGCATATCAAAAACATTCTTGAATCGCGCAAGCCGGTTTTCAGCTTTGAGTTCTTTCCCCCCAAGAATGCCAGCGCCTCTGAGCAGCTCTTCCATACGATCGCCGATCTCGTTCCCCTGCAACCCTCCTACGTGAGCATCACGTATGGGGCCGGCGGATCGACACGCGAGCTCACCCACGACATGGTTGTGCGGATTCAAAAAGAGACACGCCTGACCGTCGTCTCCCATCTGACCTGCGTGGGCGCCTCGCGGGACGAAATCGCCGCCATTCTCGACCGGTATGCCGCAAACGGCATCGAAAACATTTTGGCGCTCCATGGCGATCCCCCCCAAGGCCAGCCCGACTGGAAGCCATCCGCCAATGGCTTTGCTCATGCAGCGGACTTGGTCCGCTTTATTCGCGCCCGCCACCCATCCATGGGAATTGGTGTTGCCGGTTTTCCCGAGGGGCATCCCGCTTCGGCCAATCGCCTGGTCGAAATTGATTTTTTAAAAGAAAAAATGGATGCGGGCGCCGATTATATCTGCACCCAGCTTTTCTTTGACAACCGCGATTTCTATGACTTTCGAGAACGGTGCGAGATCGCCGGCATCACACAACCTATCTTGGCGGGTATTATGCCCATACAAACACTGGCCGGCATGAAGCGCATGGCCGAGCTTTCGCCACGCTCGCACATTCCAGCCAAGCTTCTCCGCGCGGTTTTGCGATCCTCCCATGACGATGCCGTGGCCCGTTTTGGCGTCCATTGGGCCACCGAACAAGTTCGGGATCTGATCGATCACGATGTGGCAGGCATTCATTTTTACACATTGAATAAATCGGCGGCCACACGGGATATTTACCGGACGCTCGATCTGAAATAG
- the gcvH gene encoding glycine cleavage system protein GcvH, with the protein MNTMDPKTLRYTRDHEWVALVGSEATIGITEHAERALGDITYIELPKRGTRLVAGRSLGVVESVKAASDILAPVGGVVSEVNTALVKTPEVLNQDAYGAGWICKLTDVDAAQAHALMNSEQYAAFCQQEP; encoded by the coding sequence ATGAACACCATGGATCCGAAAACATTACGGTATACGCGGGATCATGAATGGGTGGCGCTGGTCGGTTCGGAGGCGACAATCGGCATCACCGAGCATGCCGAGCGGGCCTTGGGGGATATCACCTACATCGAGTTGCCCAAACGCGGCACACGGCTTGTCGCCGGCCGGTCGCTGGGCGTGGTGGAGTCGGTGAAGGCGGCCAGCGATATCTTGGCGCCCGTTGGCGGCGTCGTTTCCGAGGTCAACACCGCGCTCGTCAAAACGCCCGAAGTGCTCAACCAGGACGCCTACGGCGCCGGTTGGATCTGCAAACTGACCGATGTGGACGCCGCCCAGGCGCACGCCTTGATGAATTCGGAGCAGTACGCCGCCTTCTGCCAACAGGAACCCTAA
- the gcvT gene encoding glycine cleavage system aminomethyltransferase GcvT codes for MEVKPSGSASVSVSVSINNRGSTPIPTPTPMTQSPHNWNCWRIAVRILSARMVCDILPSQHRKSVTGMLERTILRDRHERLGARLINFGGWELPVQYDGILAEHQRVRQHVGMFDTGHMGAFLVSGRESLDFLSRMLTQDVRAMADGRCRYGFLLRENGGVLDDLIVYRFSSTAWMVVVNAGPAKDDLAWLARFCPISGVALTDLRGVQSKLDVQGPESRLAMERAMGLDLSGLGYFQFRRTESGALVSRTGYTGDLGYEIYASPQAIAGLWDRLRAEGVKPAGLGARDTLRLEAGLPLYGHELTTEVSPVEAGMMRYAGKTEPFMGRDALRARQADPGRPRLVAFQIAGRQSARQDNRVLDTAGHEAGRVTSGSFSPSLECAIGFAYVRQEMTPIGTELGVDTGRQVLAARVTTAPFWKRASDDHTHEKTGDEHHGSENITVYAGS; via the coding sequence ATGGAGGTGAAACCATCGGGGTCGGCGTCGGTGTCGGTATCGGTATCGATAAACAACCGGGGTTCGACCCCGATACCGACCCCGACCCCGATGACCCAATCGCCTCATAATTGGAATTGCTGGAGGATTGCTGTGCGAATCTTGTCAGCCCGGATGGTCTGTGATATCTTACCTTCCCAACACAGAAAGAGTGTGACCGGCATGCTGGAGAGAACCATTTTGCGGGATCGGCATGAGCGCCTGGGCGCCCGTTTGATCAATTTCGGAGGGTGGGAGCTCCCGGTTCAATATGACGGCATCTTGGCTGAGCATCAGCGTGTCCGCCAGCATGTCGGGATGTTCGACACGGGGCATATGGGTGCGTTCCTGGTGAGCGGCCGTGAATCGTTGGATTTTCTCTCTCGTATGCTGACTCAGGATGTGCGTGCGATGGCGGACGGGCGCTGCCGCTATGGGTTTCTGTTGCGCGAGAACGGCGGGGTGCTGGACGATCTGATCGTCTACCGGTTTTCGTCCACAGCATGGATGGTGGTGGTCAATGCCGGACCGGCCAAGGACGACCTGGCTTGGCTCGCGCGGTTTTGTCCGATCTCCGGTGTGGCGTTGACCGATCTGCGCGGCGTGCAGAGCAAACTCGATGTACAAGGACCGGAGAGTCGCCTCGCGATGGAACGGGCGATGGGGCTCGATCTTTCCGGTCTGGGGTATTTTCAGTTTAGGCGCACGGAGTCCGGCGCGCTTGTCAGCCGCACGGGCTATACCGGCGACCTGGGGTATGAGATCTATGCGTCGCCGCAGGCGATTGCCGGGCTTTGGGATCGTTTGCGGGCCGAAGGGGTCAAGCCGGCCGGACTGGGCGCACGCGACACGCTGCGGCTGGAGGCCGGGCTGCCGCTGTACGGGCATGAATTGACGACGGAGGTCTCGCCGGTTGAAGCCGGAATGATGCGATATGCGGGGAAAACCGAGCCGTTTATGGGACGCGATGCGCTGCGTGCGCGGCAGGCCGATCCGGGGAGACCGCGCCTGGTCGCGTTTCAGATTGCAGGACGCCAATCCGCGCGGCAGGACAACCGGGTTCTGGATACCGCCGGGCACGAGGCCGGGCGGGTGACCAGCGGCTCGTTCTCGCCGTCTCTGGAGTGCGCGATCGGGTTTGCCTATGTGCGGCAGGAGATGACCCCGATCGGCACCGAATTGGGTGTGGATACCGGCCGGCAGGTGCTGGCAGCACGGGTGACAACCGCGCCTTTCTGGAAGCGCGCCTCAGACGATCACACACACGAGAAAACGGGAGATGAACACCATGGATCCGAAAACATTACGGTATACGCGGGATCATGA
- a CDS encoding decaprenyl-phosphate phosphoribosyltransferase yields the protein MGGLIAQRGWCPLALVRAMRPAQWTKNGVVLAAYFFARWDPSQQARAAGWGALAVALAAAAAFCAVSSAVYLINDIHDREADRAHPQKRSRPLASGALAVAPAAIAAAALAAVGVSAGFAVTASLGETLLAYLGLQALYTYGLRQVALVDAFIIAIGFVIRAVAGAVALDVRISPWLLLCAFLLALFLALCKRRHEKVRSGPDEAPTREALDGYDARALDQAIAVVSAATVVSYALYTLSEETVERFGTNRLGLTIPFVLFGILRYLDLVYRKGGGERPERVLLTDRVLMVTILLYGLTALTVFQLANGGA from the coding sequence ATGGGCGGCCTCATCGCACAACGGGGGTGGTGTCCGCTCGCGCTGGTGCGGGCGATGCGGCCCGCGCAGTGGACCAAGAACGGCGTGGTGTTGGCGGCCTATTTTTTCGCTCGATGGGATCCGAGTCAACAGGCGCGTGCGGCGGGTTGGGGGGCACTGGCGGTGGCGTTGGCGGCGGCGGCGGCCTTCTGTGCGGTATCGAGCGCGGTTTATCTGATCAACGACATCCACGACCGGGAGGCGGATCGCGCGCATCCCCAGAAGCGATCCCGTCCGCTGGCCTCGGGCGCGCTGGCGGTGGCGCCGGCGGCCATTGCGGCGGCGGCGCTCGCAGCGGTCGGCGTGTCGGCGGGATTTGCCGTCACGGCCAGCCTCGGCGAGACGCTCCTCGCCTATCTGGGCCTGCAGGCGCTCTACACCTACGGGTTGCGGCAGGTGGCGCTGGTTGATGCGTTCATCATCGCGATCGGGTTTGTGATCCGGGCCGTGGCCGGAGCCGTGGCGCTCGACGTGCGCATTTCGCCGTGGCTGCTCCTCTGCGCCTTCCTGCTGGCGCTGTTTCTGGCGCTGTGCAAGCGGCGGCATGAGAAGGTGCGCTCGGGACCAGACGAGGCCCCGACGCGGGAAGCGCTCGACGGCTACGACGCCCGCGCGCTCGATCAGGCGATTGCAGTGGTCAGCGCGGCGACCGTTGTGAGTTATGCGCTCTACACCCTTTCGGAGGAGACGGTCGAGCGCTTTGGCACCAACCGCCTCGGACTGACCATTCCCTTCGTGTTGTTCGGCATCCTGCGCTACCTCGATCTGGTTTACCGAAAGGGCGGCGGGGAGCGTCCGGAGCGGGTGCTCCTCACCGACCGGGTGCTGATGGTGACCATCCTGCTGTACGGGCTGACGGCATTGACGGTGTTTCAACTGGCAAACGGAGGCGCGTGA
- a CDS encoding glycine dehydrogenase subunit 2 — translation MPGRRGCTLPKLTPAEEACHLRIPERYRATQPPELPEVSELDVVRHFTNLSRLNFSVDSHLYPLGSCTMKYNPRICEKIAALDGFAGIHPLLPQLRGGGMLTQGALEVLYETERLLTEICGMGAFSLQPMAGAHGELTGIMLIAAYHRAHGNRRSTVIVPDSSHGTNPASAAMAGYEVVTVPSGPDGCMDLEAFKAVLNDDVAAVMMTCPNTLGLFEKQIHEIADLAHAHDALLYYDGANLNALLGHCRPGDLGFDVVHVNLHKTFATPHGGGGPGAGPVGVVPRLAPYLPVSQVVKRSDGTFALDYDCPKSIGYIAPFYGNFGVVLRAYAYLLLLGRNGLTEVADHAVLNANYVRARLKPYYDLPYDRTVMHECVFSALRQCAKGVHAIDIAKALIDEGFHPPTVYFPLTVKEALMIEPTETESKEAIDRFIEAMIRVARLAEADPAAFAEMPQSTPVSRLDETRAVKAMRFGV, via the coding sequence ATGCCGGGACGTCGCGGCTGCACCCTCCCCAAGCTGACGCCGGCCGAGGAGGCCTGTCACCTGCGCATCCCCGAACGGTATCGCGCCACGCAGCCGCCGGAACTCCCGGAGGTCAGCGAGCTCGACGTCGTCCGGCACTTCACGAACCTGTCGCGCCTGAATTTCAGCGTCGATTCGCACCTCTACCCGCTCGGGTCGTGCACGATGAAGTACAATCCGCGCATCTGCGAAAAGATCGCCGCGCTCGACGGTTTTGCGGGAATTCACCCCTTGCTGCCGCAGCTTCGCGGGGGCGGCATGCTGACGCAAGGCGCGCTGGAAGTGCTCTATGAGACCGAGCGGCTGCTGACGGAGATCTGCGGCATGGGCGCCTTCAGCCTGCAGCCGATGGCCGGCGCGCATGGCGAACTGACCGGCATCATGCTGATCGCCGCGTATCACCGCGCCCACGGCAACCGGCGCTCCACCGTGATCGTGCCCGACTCGTCCCACGGCACCAACCCCGCGAGCGCCGCGATGGCAGGCTACGAGGTGGTGACCGTCCCCAGCGGGCCGGATGGCTGCATGGATCTCGAGGCGTTCAAAGCGGTGCTGAACGACGACGTCGCGGCGGTGATGATGACCTGCCCGAACACCCTCGGGCTGTTCGAAAAGCAGATTCACGAGATCGCCGATCTGGCGCATGCGCACGATGCGTTGCTCTACTACGATGGCGCGAATCTCAACGCGCTGCTCGGGCACTGCCGTCCGGGAGACCTCGGCTTTGACGTGGTGCATGTCAACCTGCACAAAACCTTTGCGACGCCGCACGGCGGCGGCGGTCCCGGCGCGGGACCGGTGGGGGTGGTCCCGCGGCTCGCCCCGTATCTGCCCGTCAGCCAGGTGGTCAAACGGAGCGACGGCACGTTTGCCCTGGACTACGACTGTCCCAAGTCGATCGGCTATATCGCCCCGTTTTACGGCAACTTCGGGGTGGTGCTCAGGGCCTATGCCTATCTGCTGCTGCTGGGGCGCAACGGGCTCACCGAGGTTGCGGATCACGCGGTGCTGAACGCGAACTACGTGCGCGCGCGGTTGAAGCCCTATTATGATCTTCCGTATGACCGCACCGTGATGCACGAGTGCGTGTTCAGCGCGTTGCGTCAGTGCGCAAAAGGAGTGCATGCGATCGATATTGCCAAAGCGCTGATTGATGAAGGGTTTCATCCGCCGACGGTTTACTTCCCGCTCACGGTCAAAGAGGCCCTGATGATCGAGCCGACCGAAACCGAGTCGAAGGAGGCGATCGACCGGTTTATCGAGGCGATGATCCGCGTGGCGCGTCTGGCCGAGGCCGATCCTGCGGCGTTTGCCGAGATGCCGCAGTCGACGCCCGTATCGCGCCTGGACGAGACGCGGGCGGTCAAGGCGATGCGGTTTGGCGTCTGA
- a CDS encoding aminomethyl-transferring glycine dehydrogenase subunit GcvPA codes for MSFVANTPAQCAEMLATIGVPDISALFDDIPPRFRVKHVDMPEGLSEAEVYDRLHRLSHRNAHELTCFLGGGFYDHFIPAAVDSLCSRGEFFTAYTPYQPEASQGTLQAIFEYQSAICRLTRMEVANASLYDGGTALVEAALMALRITGRTRIVLDSGVSPIYRHMMRGYTRNLSIDLDEIEVAHGQADRARLGAALGEHTAAVILQNPNFFGAVDDFSDIAAQAHAKGCLVIVSVYPLALGLLKAPGEMGADIVTGEGQSLGLPLSFGGPYLGFMATRMAHVRKMPGRLAGETVDRLGRTGYVLTLQAREQHIRREKATSNVCSNEALCALRSLVYLSVMGKQGLRDVAWLCAKKAEYAKQRLSAIPGVSVKRSAATFNEFTLELPIDASDAVARLVDRGIAAGFPLGRYYEGMSNYLLVAVTEKRTRAEIGHLAEALESVL; via the coding sequence ATGAGCTTTGTCGCGAATACGCCCGCCCAGTGCGCCGAGATGCTGGCCACGATCGGTGTACCCGACATCTCGGCGCTGTTTGACGACATTCCGCCCCGCTTCCGTGTGAAGCACGTGGACATGCCCGAGGGGTTGAGCGAGGCGGAGGTCTATGACCGCCTGCATCGCCTCTCGCATCGCAATGCCCACGAACTGACCTGCTTCCTCGGAGGCGGCTTCTACGATCACTTCATCCCGGCGGCGGTCGATTCGCTCTGCAGCCGGGGGGAGTTCTTTACGGCGTACACTCCGTACCAGCCCGAAGCGTCGCAAGGAACGCTCCAGGCGATCTTCGAATATCAGAGCGCGATTTGCCGGCTCACGCGCATGGAGGTGGCCAACGCCTCGCTCTACGACGGCGGCACGGCGCTGGTCGAGGCGGCGCTGATGGCGCTGCGGATCACCGGTCGCACCCGCATCGTGCTCGACAGCGGCGTGAGCCCCATCTACCGCCACATGATGCGCGGGTATACGCGCAATCTATCGATCGACTTGGACGAGATTGAGGTGGCGCATGGGCAGGCCGACCGCGCCCGCCTCGGGGCGGCGCTGGGGGAGCACACGGCCGCCGTGATCCTGCAGAATCCAAACTTCTTTGGCGCGGTGGACGACTTCAGTGATATCGCGGCCCAGGCTCATGCCAAGGGGTGCCTAGTGATCGTGTCGGTCTATCCGCTGGCGCTCGGCCTCTTGAAAGCCCCGGGTGAGATGGGCGCGGACATCGTGACGGGCGAGGGGCAGTCGCTCGGGCTCCCGCTTTCGTTCGGCGGTCCGTATCTGGGGTTCATGGCCACGCGAATGGCGCACGTGCGCAAAATGCCCGGCAGGCTGGCGGGCGAAACGGTCGACCGCCTCGGGCGCACCGGGTATGTGCTGACGCTCCAGGCGCGCGAGCAGCATATCCGGCGCGAAAAAGCCACGTCGAACGTCTGTTCCAACGAGGCGCTCTGCGCCCTGCGGTCGCTGGTGTACCTCTCGGTCATGGGGAAGCAGGGATTGCGCGACGTGGCGTGGCTCTGCGCCAAAAAGGCGGAGTATGCCAAACAGCGCCTCTCCGCCATTCCCGGCGTGTCGGTCAAGCGGAGCGCGGCGACCTTCAACGAATTCACCCTCGAGTTGCCGATCGATGCCTCGGATGCCGTGGCGCGCCTGGTGGACCGGGGGATTGCCGCCGGCTTCCCGCTGGGACGCTACTACGAGGGGATGTCGAATTACCTGCTGGTCGCAGTGACCGAGAAACGGACACGCGCCGAGATCGGCCATCTGGCCGAGGCGCTGGAGAGTGTGCTGTGA
- a CDS encoding RNA methyltransferase yields MIPNHLHITSLANPKIKTVVKLRQRSHRDGLGLMLTESYRDITRALDAGYAPTQLFFCEELFLKNENEPALIDRCRTGTCEIISCTAPVFAKIAYRERPDGLLAVGPQIRRSLADLVLPENALVVVAEAIEKPGNLGTILRTADAAGVSAVIVCDRCTDIYNPNVVRASTGILFSMPLVEADSAEALAYLRHHGFSILAATPHTDILHMNATLTGRVAVVVGAEQYGLSRLWLDAADLRVRIPMLGRADSLNVAAATTILLFEAVRQRIAAGLAVPAAPAQ; encoded by the coding sequence ATGATCCCGAACCACCTCCACATCACCAGTCTGGCCAATCCCAAGATCAAAACGGTCGTCAAACTCCGCCAGCGCTCGCATCGCGACGGGCTGGGGCTGATGCTGACCGAAAGCTACCGCGACATCACGCGGGCGCTGGACGCGGGGTATGCTCCGACGCAGCTCTTCTTCTGCGAGGAGCTCTTTCTGAAAAACGAAAACGAGCCAGCGCTGATCGACCGCTGCCGCACGGGCACCTGCGAGATCATCTCGTGCACGGCGCCGGTGTTCGCTAAAATCGCCTATCGCGAACGGCCGGACGGTCTGCTGGCCGTCGGACCGCAGATCCGCCGCTCGCTGGCCGATCTGGTCCTTCCGGAGAACGCCCTGGTTGTGGTGGCCGAAGCCATCGAGAAGCCGGGGAATCTGGGCACCATCCTGCGCACGGCCGATGCGGCGGGGGTGAGCGCGGTAATCGTCTGCGACCGCTGCACCGACATTTACAATCCAAACGTGGTCCGCGCCTCGACCGGCATCCTCTTCTCGATGCCGCTGGTCGAGGCCGATAGCGCCGAGGCGCTCGCCTATCTCCGCCACCACGGCTTCTCCATCCTCGCCGCGACGCCACACACCGACATCCTGCACATGAACGCCACCCTCACCGGCCGCGTCGCCGTCGTCGTTGGCGCGGAGCAGTACGGACTCTCCCGACTGTGGCTCGACGCCGCCGACCTGCGCGTGCGCATCCCCATGCTCGGCCGGGCCGACTCGCTCAACGTCGCCGCCGCAACCACCATCCTCCTCTTCGAGGCGGTCCGCCAACGCATCGCCGCCGGCCTCGCTGTCCCCGCCGCGCCAGCCCAATAA